In Chanodichthys erythropterus isolate Z2021 chromosome 18, ASM2448905v1, whole genome shotgun sequence, the following are encoded in one genomic region:
- the tagapa gene encoding T cell activation RhoGTPase activating protein a: MKVLSGHGVSKSLTQNSENLFIMPATAVPMNTGLSLSQQTNANLTRISHTGNPNINQRRWRSVIHKVQKRRVHPKNKLFGRALSDICQKDGCPPKPIMDILTLLLRKGLYTEGVFRKAGNARALREIKAQLNDGMEVDLKNQSVFLLADLVKHFLKELPGSLLMVEKAKSWMTAMEKEDEDQKCAEIKMVISTLPEPNIQLLKHLIVLLHLISENEGMNKMNSHNLATCVSPNLLQTDNLEKMEEVTKLTKFLIDNCNQIFGEDAMTLFGDSDEDELSDNQDSFSSHHHDSAYDSNDPDADKGSYSDMDSIKSGVEEEAQKHSSTVEPWTTKLLTRRRSEPAIVFTEGVRHLVLSRSQTEMDFYDKQLTKQISDDCIVFRAGNSLGKGCCLPPKTGARKTSKGSYCSSSSLESCFSSASESSIHSSPIMPSCSQRKALTRKHSYPIRPSAPAPNRSETPKRRSQSMKTAHIRSRTVFGRSGSTKRAIERALRHSQTEPELPNPNPEPRFLSSKEIFQQVDSRIPSDPPSYQQAVEDNSHVVLSSRKSLTVHDVRCLSKKTCNCSRSSSEETLHSPSGNEHFDIHNRDSKETCDSMSGSSSELRQRSTSESVCEASLPEWCSQEHLRETYV, encoded by the exons ATGAAGGTGCTGAGTGGTCACGGCGTG TCTAAATCGTTGACCCAAAACAGCGAGAACCTATTCATCATGCCAGCCACAGCT GTTCCAATGAATACGGGACTCTCCCTTAGTCAGCAGACTAATGCCAATCTGACCAGAATCTCCCACACTG GAAACCCAAACATCAATCAAAGGCGTTGGAGGAGTGTGATTCACAAAGTACAGAAAAGGCGTGTACATCCCAAAAACAAGCTGTTTGGGCGAGCCTTGTCTGATATTTGTCAGAAAGATGGGTGTCCTCCCAAACCAATCATG GATATCCTTACATTGCTGCTGAGAAAGGGTCTGTACACCGAGGGGGTGTTCAGGAAGGCAGGCAACGCCAGAGCGCTGAGAGAGATCAAGGCGCAGCTCAACGATGGGATGGAAGTGGATCTGAAAAATCAGTCAGTCTTTTTGCTCGCAGATCTTGTCAAG CATTTTCTTAAAGAACTGCCTGGCAGTTTGCTAATGGTGGAGAAGGCCAAATCCTGGATGACTGCTATGGAAAAGGAAGATGAAGATCAGAAGTGCgctgaaatcaaaat GGTGATCAGCACGCTTCCTGAGCCAAATATTCAGCTCTTGAAACACTTGATTGTTCTGCTCCACCTTATAAGTGAGAACGAAGGAATGAACAAGATGAATTCTCACAATCTAGCTACATGTGTTTCCCCCAACTTGCTCCAAACAGACAACTTGGAAAAGATGGAAGAG GTGACAAAGCTGACAAAGTTTCTCATTGACAACTGCAATCAAATATTTGGTGAGGATGCAATGACGCTCTTTGGAGACTCCGATGAAGATGAACTCAGCGATAACCAAG ACTCTTTCTCTTCACACCATCATGACTCGGCATATGACAGTAATGACCCTGATGCAGACAAGGGGAGTTATTCTGACATGGACTCCATCAAATCCGGCGTTGAAGAGGAAGCCCAGAAACATTCCAGCACCGTTGAACCTTGGACTACAAAACTGTTGACTCGCAGACGCTCAGAACCAGCAATCGTCTTCACCGAGGGAGTTCGGCACCTGGTCCTCTCTAGGAGCCAGACAGAAATGGACTTTTATGACAAACAATTAACAAAACAGATCTCCGATGACTGTATTGTGTTTAGAGCAGGTAACAGCTTGGGGAAAGGCTGTTGTTTGCCACCTAAAACTGGGGCCAGGAAAACCTCTAAAGGCTCGTATTGTTCTTCAAGCTCACTTGAGAGTTGTTTCTCCAGTGCTTCAGAGAGCTCAATCCATAGCTCTCCTATCATGCCTTCATGCAGTCAGAGAAAGGCCCTTACACGCAAACATTCGTATCCCATCCGCCCATCGGCACCTGCACCGAATCGCTCCGAGACCCCAAAAAGACGCTCGCAATCGATGAAGACCGCACATATCAGAAGCAGGACTGTCTTCGGGCGAAGTGGCTCCACTAAACGGGCCATCGAGAGAGCTCTACGCCATAGTCAGACCGAACCCGAGCTACCAAATCCTAATCCGGAGCCGAGATTCTTGTCTAGCAAGGAGATTTTCCAGCAGGTGGACAGCAGGATACCAAGCGATCCTCCAAGTTATCAGCAAGCGGTTGAGGACAATTCCCATGTGGTTCTCTCGAGCCGTAAATCGCTGACTGTTCACGATGTCAGATGTCTGTCAAAGAAAACATGCAACTGCTCCAGATCCTCAAGTGAAGAGACATTGCATTCACCTTCTGGGAATGAACATTTTGATATCCACAACAGAGACAGTAAAGAGACATGTGATAGTATGAGTGGATCCTCCTCAGAGTTGAGACAGAGGAGCACATCTGAATCTGTGTGTGAAGCATCACTACCAGAGTGGTGCAGTCAGGAACATCTCAGAGAGACAtatgtgtaa